The Collimonas fungivorans Ter331 genome has a segment encoding these proteins:
- a CDS encoding BPSL1445 family SYLF domain-containing lipoprotein — translation MQNKFSFPSKGLAAVAVAMASLTFAGCTTTMPGKDASSSTSRNDVNAGVDATLSKLYQTAPASRDLVARAKGVLVFPEVLQASFVIGGEYGKGALRVGGRNVGYYSTTAGSIGFQAGAQSKAIVLLFMTQDSLDKFRNSNGWTVGADATVALANIGANGNIDTNTAQQPIIGFVTTNGGLIAGVSLQGAKISKISL, via the coding sequence TTCCAAGGGCCTGGCAGCTGTCGCCGTCGCCATGGCCAGCCTGACGTTTGCCGGCTGCACCACCACCATGCCGGGCAAGGACGCCAGTTCTTCAACCAGCCGCAACGACGTCAATGCCGGAGTGGACGCCACTTTGTCCAAACTGTATCAGACCGCGCCTGCTTCGCGTGACCTGGTAGCGCGCGCCAAGGGCGTATTGGTGTTCCCGGAAGTGCTGCAAGCCAGCTTTGTGATCGGCGGCGAATACGGTAAGGGCGCATTGCGCGTCGGCGGCCGCAACGTGGGCTATTACAGCACCACAGCCGGTTCCATCGGCTTCCAGGCCGGTGCGCAATCGAAAGCCATCGTACTGTTGTTCATGACACAGGATTCGCTTGATAAATTCCGCAACAGCAACGGCTGGACTGTCGGCGCTGATGCCACCGTCGCGCTGGCCAACATTGGCGCCAACGGCAACATCGACACCAACACCGCGCAACAGCCGATCATCGGTTTCGTGACCACCAACGGCGGCCTGATCGCCGGCGTGTCGCTGCAAGGCGCCAAGATCTCCAAGATCTCGCTTTAA
- a CDS encoding AI-2E family transporter, which translates to MTMEPPIAAADTSASEVPETSKAEAAPMTGPLAPFTVAGPTNVRNLCLRILTVLALVFALQWAQSFLIPLVFGIFIAYTLNPLVAWLERLRIPRLVGTCIVMAALLFGLGQVAYSLRGEFQSIIERLPAASHQLARSMASIQARTQGQASTIQKMQAAANEIQTAAGQAAGVRPDPKRQASPAPPSFQLSEWLWTGSMGAMLFLGQAVMVIFLVFFLLLSGDTFKRKLVKLTGPSLTNKKIAVSILFDINTSIQSYMFMLLVTNALLAVLMWAVFRLIGLENAGAWAVASGFLHIIPYFGPILIAVATGLTAFMQFESFSMMLLVSASTLVIATLVGTFVTTWMIGRIAKMNAAAVFIGLLFWGWLWGVWGMLLGIPIIVIVKVIAKHVDRMHAVAELLGD; encoded by the coding sequence ATGACCATGGAACCACCAATCGCAGCGGCGGACACAAGCGCAAGCGAAGTACCTGAAACAAGCAAGGCCGAGGCTGCGCCGATGACCGGACCGCTGGCGCCGTTTACCGTCGCCGGACCCACCAATGTTCGCAACCTGTGCTTGCGCATACTGACTGTCCTGGCCCTGGTGTTTGCGCTGCAGTGGGCACAGAGCTTCCTGATCCCGCTGGTTTTCGGCATTTTCATCGCCTACACTTTGAACCCCCTGGTGGCGTGGCTGGAACGCCTCCGCATCCCGCGCCTGGTCGGCACCTGCATCGTGATGGCGGCCTTGCTATTTGGCCTGGGCCAGGTTGCCTATTCCTTGCGCGGCGAGTTCCAGTCCATCATCGAGCGCCTGCCGGCCGCGTCCCATCAACTGGCGCGCTCCATGGCCAGCATACAAGCCAGGACGCAAGGCCAGGCCAGCACGATCCAGAAAATGCAGGCGGCGGCCAACGAAATCCAGACCGCCGCCGGCCAGGCTGCCGGCGTGCGGCCGGATCCGAAACGGCAAGCCAGTCCGGCGCCGCCGTCATTTCAACTGAGCGAATGGCTGTGGACCGGCTCGATGGGCGCGATGCTGTTCCTTGGCCAGGCGGTGATGGTGATCTTCCTGGTGTTTTTCCTGCTGCTGTCAGGCGACACCTTCAAACGCAAGCTGGTAAAACTGACCGGGCCGTCGCTCACCAACAAGAAAATAGCCGTCAGCATTCTGTTCGACATCAATACCTCGATCCAGAGCTACATGTTCATGCTGCTGGTGACGAACGCCTTGCTGGCGGTCCTGATGTGGGCGGTGTTTCGCCTGATCGGACTTGAGAACGCCGGCGCCTGGGCCGTCGCCAGCGGTTTTCTGCACATCATTCCGTACTTCGGTCCGATCCTGATCGCCGTCGCTACTGGCCTGACCGCCTTCATGCAGTTCGAATCGTTCTCGATGATGCTGCTGGTGTCGGCCTCGACGCTGGTCATCGCAACCCTGGTCGGCACATTCGTGACGACCTGGATGATAGGCCGGATCGCGAAGATGAATGCGGCCGCGGTCTTCATCGGGCTGCTGTTCTGGGGCTGGCTGTGGGGAGTATGGGGAATGCTGCTGGGCATTCCGATCATCGTCATCGTCAAGGTCATCGCCAAGCACGTGGACCGCATGCATGCGGTCGCCGAGCTGCTGGGCGACTAG
- a CDS encoding DOPA 4,5-dioxygenase family protein, with translation MTEPSAPSITGYHAHVYFDASTLAQAQALCEEAAQRFALSMGRVHQRPVGPHPDWSCQLAFDAPLFDQVIPWLALHRAGLVVFIHPLTGDDLRDHAIWMGAVRPLKLSIFSGEPEAAVEQ, from the coding sequence ATGACCGAACCGTCCGCGCCGAGCATCACCGGCTACCATGCCCACGTCTACTTCGATGCCAGCACCCTGGCGCAGGCGCAAGCCTTGTGCGAAGAGGCGGCGCAGCGGTTTGCGCTAAGCATGGGCCGGGTCCACCAGCGCCCGGTCGGTCCGCATCCGGACTGGAGCTGCCAGCTGGCTTTCGACGCGCCGCTGTTTGACCAAGTGATTCCCTGGCTGGCCCTGCATCGCGCCGGCCTGGTGGTGTTCATCCATCCGCTGACCGGCGATGACCTGCGCGACCATGCGATCTGGATGGGAGCGGTGCGGCCGTTGAAACTGTCGATATTTTCCGGGGAGCCGGAGGCGGCGGTTGAGCAATGA
- a CDS encoding right-handed parallel beta-helix repeat-containing protein, producing the protein MRPALTKTSLQQCAAAALLAILLVPGMSAAAGRATMIAADRADKPGFLVVIEEAGYYRLSGNLKVPDANTTAIEINADNVTLDLNGHAIQGPVRCQQLPAPCWPGGSGNGVHAVNRSGIVVKNGIVQGMGNYGVYLETNAASLERVVMARNGRGGAVMFGGAISNSVAEANGGDGIFGVDLKVRNSMMRGNQMLGLAAYGHSTFSNNQFKGNNNNAAQTNLKPAAADRNVCNGAPC; encoded by the coding sequence ATGAGGCCGGCTCTTACCAAAACTAGCCTGCAGCAATGCGCGGCGGCGGCGCTGCTTGCCATTCTGCTGGTCCCAGGCATGAGTGCGGCGGCCGGCCGGGCCACCATGATCGCTGCCGACCGCGCCGACAAGCCGGGTTTCCTGGTCGTCATCGAAGAAGCCGGATATTACCGGCTGTCAGGCAACCTGAAAGTACCCGACGCCAATACCACGGCGATCGAGATCAACGCCGACAACGTCACGCTCGACCTCAACGGCCATGCCATCCAGGGGCCGGTGCGCTGCCAGCAGCTGCCCGCGCCATGCTGGCCGGGCGGCAGCGGCAATGGCGTCCATGCGGTCAACCGCAGCGGCATTGTGGTGAAGAACGGCATCGTCCAGGGCATGGGGAATTACGGCGTTTACCTGGAAACCAATGCGGCCAGCCTGGAGCGGGTAGTGATGGCCAGGAACGGCCGCGGCGGCGCGGTAATGTTTGGCGGCGCCATCAGCAACAGCGTGGCTGAAGCCAATGGCGGCGACGGCATCTTCGGCGTCGATCTCAAGGTGCGCAACAGCATGATGCGCGGCAACCAGATGCTGGGACTGGCGGCCTACGGCCATTCCACCTTCAGCAACAACCAGTTCAAGGGCAATAACAACAACGCCGCGCAAACCAACCTGAAGCCGGCCGCTGCCGATCGCAATGTCTGCAATGGCGCACCCTGTTAG
- a CDS encoding aldo/keto reductase, with amino-acid sequence MMKQRKLGSSGLTVSAIGLGCMGMSTAYGAADETESIATLERALALGINFFDTAEQYGPYENEALLGRVFKGRRHDVVFATKFGFKIENGITTGITSELSHIRRAVEGSLRRLGTDYIDLLYQHRVDPAVPIEEVVGVMAELVHEGKVRYLGLSEAGVANIRKAHAVHPISALQSEYSLWERNLEADILPLLRELGIGLVPFSPLGRGFLSGTAQRAESYPDSDFRHRDPRLQGDNFDANMRAAKVVGEIAAAKGVSSSQVALAWVLQQGDDIVPIPGTKRRAYLDQNAGAVEVTLDAGETALLENALKQVAGERYSKERMAWVDR; translated from the coding sequence ATGATGAAGCAGCGGAAACTGGGTTCAAGCGGGCTGACAGTATCGGCGATAGGCCTCGGTTGCATGGGCATGAGCACCGCATACGGCGCGGCCGATGAAACCGAGTCCATCGCCACCCTGGAACGGGCGCTGGCCCTGGGCATCAATTTCTTCGACACTGCCGAACAATACGGCCCCTACGAAAACGAAGCGCTGCTGGGGCGGGTTTTCAAGGGCCGCAGGCATGACGTAGTGTTCGCCACCAAATTCGGCTTCAAGATAGAGAATGGCATTACCACTGGCATCACCAGCGAGCTCAGCCACATACGGCGCGCGGTGGAAGGCTCGCTGCGCCGCCTCGGCACCGATTACATCGACTTGCTGTACCAGCACCGGGTCGATCCCGCGGTGCCGATTGAAGAGGTGGTGGGCGTCATGGCCGAGCTGGTGCACGAAGGCAAGGTGCGCTACCTGGGTTTGTCCGAGGCTGGCGTCGCCAATATCCGCAAGGCCCATGCAGTGCATCCGATCAGCGCGCTGCAAAGCGAATATTCGCTGTGGGAGCGCAACCTGGAAGCCGACATCCTGCCGCTCCTGCGCGAACTGGGGATCGGGCTGGTGCCGTTCAGCCCGCTTGGCCGCGGCTTCCTGAGCGGCACGGCGCAGCGCGCGGAAAGTTATCCTGACTCCGATTTCCGCCATCGCGATCCGCGCCTGCAGGGCGACAATTTCGACGCCAACATGCGCGCCGCAAAAGTGGTCGGCGAGATTGCTGCGGCAAAGGGTGTCAGCAGCAGCCAGGTTGCGCTGGCGTGGGTGCTGCAGCAAGGCGACGACATCGTGCCGATTCCCGGCACCAAGCGCCGCGCTTATCTGGACCAGAATGCCGGCGCGGTCGAGGTCACTCTGGATGCCGGCGAAACCGCATTGCTGGAAAATGCCCTGAAGCAGGTGGCCGGGGAACGCTACAGCAAGGAACGCATGGCCTGGGTCGACCGCTAG
- the cysS gene encoding cysteine--tRNA ligase, whose product MELHLYDSWERRVRRFESIVPGRAGLYCCGPTVYDYAHIGNLRTYVFEDLLRRTLSFNHYQVQHVVNITDVGHLVSDADDGEDKMEKGSRRSGKSAWEIAAFYSAAFMADFRALNLLEPETWCRATEYLPQQIAFIRTLEEKGYVYRTEDGIYFDTSRQSDYGYLARLDRDALQAGVRVAVGEKRSPTDFALWKFSPADSRRQMEWDSPWGRGFPGWHIECSAMSAAHLGSWFDIHCGGEDHIAVHHSNEIAQTQACHGTRLANFWMHGYFLQTGSEKMSKSGGDFLRLQSLVERDIDPLAYRYLCLTAHYRSQLEFSWDGLQAAATALQRLREAYHRWPDGTQPDQVFLDRFRDAINSDLNSSRALTIVWELVRSEADVVMRKATLRVMDQVLGLDLDNWRPASHEIPAAVKALAGQRQAAREAQQWQEADRLRREIKAQGFLVEDGVSDWVLKPDNN is encoded by the coding sequence ATGGAACTCCATCTATACGATAGTTGGGAGCGCCGCGTCAGGCGTTTTGAAAGCATTGTCCCGGGACGCGCAGGCCTGTATTGCTGCGGACCGACGGTCTACGATTACGCCCACATCGGCAACCTGCGTACCTATGTTTTCGAGGATTTGCTGCGCCGTACGCTCAGCTTTAATCATTACCAGGTGCAGCACGTGGTCAATATCACCGACGTCGGCCACCTGGTTTCGGATGCAGACGACGGCGAAGACAAGATGGAAAAAGGCAGCCGGCGCAGCGGCAAGAGCGCCTGGGAAATAGCAGCGTTTTATAGTGCCGCCTTCATGGCCGATTTCCGAGCCCTCAACCTGCTGGAGCCGGAGACCTGGTGCCGCGCCACCGAATACCTTCCCCAGCAGATTGCCTTTATCCGGACGCTGGAAGAAAAAGGATATGTCTATCGCACCGAGGATGGCATCTACTTCGACACCAGCCGCCAAAGCGACTACGGCTACCTGGCTCGGCTGGACCGCGACGCACTGCAGGCAGGCGTGCGCGTGGCCGTCGGAGAAAAACGTAGCCCGACCGACTTCGCTCTGTGGAAATTCAGCCCTGCCGATTCCAGGCGCCAGATGGAGTGGGACAGTCCCTGGGGGCGAGGTTTTCCGGGCTGGCATATCGAATGCTCGGCGATGTCGGCGGCGCATCTCGGCAGTTGGTTCGATATCCATTGCGGCGGCGAAGATCATATCGCGGTCCATCACAGCAATGAGATAGCGCAGACCCAGGCGTGCCACGGCACGCGTCTGGCGAACTTCTGGATGCATGGCTATTTCCTGCAGACCGGCAGCGAAAAAATGTCCAAGTCGGGCGGCGACTTTCTGCGCCTCCAGTCGCTGGTCGAGCGCGACATCGATCCGCTGGCGTATCGCTACCTATGCCTGACGGCGCATTACCGCAGTCAGCTGGAATTCAGCTGGGACGGGCTGCAGGCGGCGGCGACTGCCTTGCAGCGCTTGCGAGAAGCGTACCATCGTTGGCCCGACGGGACGCAGCCTGACCAGGTTTTCCTGGATCGCTTTCGCGATGCTATCAACAGCGACCTTAACTCTTCGCGTGCATTGACTATCGTATGGGAGCTGGTGCGCAGCGAGGCCGATGTCGTCATGCGCAAAGCCACATTGCGCGTGATGGACCAGGTATTGGGGCTCGACCTGGACAACTGGCGCCCGGCCAGCCATGAGATTCCTGCGGCGGTAAAGGCGCTGGCCGGCCAGCGCCAGGCCGCGCGCGAAGCGCAGCAGTGGCAGGAAGCCGATCGCCTGCGGCGGGAAATCAAGGCGCAGGGATTTCTGGTGGAAGATGGCGTTTCCGACTGGGTGCTTAAGCCGGATAACAATTGA
- a CDS encoding CoA-acylating methylmalonate-semialdehyde dehydrogenase has product MNIPQINHFISGTQATGRSERYSDVFNPATGAVVAQVALASTQEVDKVVASACAAFPAWAETSPLRRARIMFKFKELLEQHHDQLAALITREHGKVFSDAKGEVVRGIEVVEFACGIPHLLKTSHTDNIGGGIDNWNLRQPLGVVAGITPFNFPVMVPMWMFPVAIACGNCFILKPSERDPSASLLIADLLKQAGLPDGVFNVVQGDKTAVDALLAHPDVQALSFVGSTPIAEYIYTEGARRGKRVQALGGAKNHLVVMPDADLEQAVDALIGAAYGSAGERCMAISVAVAVGDVADRLVQQLAQRAAALKIGNGDQADSEMGPLVTGVHKAKVEAYVAKGVEEGAKLLVDGRGISVAGHENGFFVGGTLFDHVTPEMTIYKEEIFGPVLSVVRVPDLASAVELVNAHEFGNGVSLFTSDGGVARAFSRQIQVGMVGINVPIPVPMAWHSFGGWKRSLFGDHHAYGEEGIRFYTRYKSIMQRWPDSIAKGAEFTMPVAK; this is encoded by the coding sequence ATGAATATTCCTCAAATCAATCACTTTATTTCCGGCACGCAGGCGACCGGCCGCTCCGAGCGCTATTCCGACGTTTTCAATCCAGCCACCGGCGCTGTCGTCGCGCAGGTCGCGCTGGCGTCCACACAGGAAGTGGATAAGGTCGTCGCCAGCGCCTGCGCGGCATTCCCGGCCTGGGCCGAAACCTCGCCGCTGCGCCGCGCCCGCATCATGTTCAAGTTCAAAGAGCTGCTGGAGCAGCACCACGACCAGCTGGCGGCGCTGATCACGCGCGAACACGGCAAGGTGTTTTCCGACGCCAAGGGCGAAGTGGTGCGCGGCATCGAAGTGGTGGAGTTCGCCTGCGGCATCCCGCACCTGCTCAAGACCAGCCATACCGACAATATCGGCGGCGGCATCGACAACTGGAACCTGCGCCAGCCGCTGGGTGTTGTAGCCGGCATCACGCCGTTCAATTTCCCGGTGATGGTGCCGATGTGGATGTTCCCGGTGGCGATCGCCTGCGGCAATTGCTTCATCCTGAAACCCTCCGAGCGCGATCCTTCGGCCAGCCTGCTGATCGCCGACCTGCTCAAGCAAGCCGGCTTGCCGGACGGTGTTTTCAACGTGGTGCAAGGCGACAAGACAGCAGTCGACGCCTTGCTGGCCCATCCCGATGTGCAGGCGCTGTCGTTTGTCGGTTCGACCCCGATTGCGGAATACATCTATACCGAAGGCGCGCGCCGCGGCAAACGCGTGCAGGCGCTGGGCGGCGCCAAGAACCATCTGGTGGTGATGCCGGACGCCGATCTCGAACAGGCGGTCGATGCGCTGATCGGCGCTGCCTATGGCTCGGCCGGCGAACGCTGCATGGCGATTTCGGTGGCGGTCGCGGTGGGCGACGTCGCCGACCGCCTGGTGCAGCAGCTGGCGCAGCGCGCCGCCGCCCTGAAGATCGGTAACGGCGACCAGGCCGATTCCGAGATGGGGCCGCTGGTCACCGGCGTGCACAAGGCCAAGGTCGAGGCTTACGTCGCCAAAGGCGTTGAAGAGGGCGCAAAACTGCTGGTCGATGGCCGCGGCATCAGCGTGGCCGGCCATGAAAACGGCTTTTTTGTCGGCGGCACCCTGTTCGATCACGTCACTCCGGAAATGACCATCTACAAGGAAGAAATTTTCGGCCCGGTGCTGTCTGTGGTGCGCGTGCCGGACCTGGCCAGCGCGGTGGAACTGGTCAATGCTCACGAATTCGGCAACGGCGTTTCCCTGTTTACCAGCGACGGCGGCGTGGCGCGTGCATTTTCACGGCAAATCCAGGTCGGCATGGTCGGCATCAACGTGCCGATCCCGGTGCCCATGGCCTGGCATTCCTTCGGCGGCTGGAAGCGTTCGCTGTTCGGCGACCACCATGCTTACGGCGAAGAAGGCATCCGCTTCTATACGCGCTACAAGAGCATCATGCAGCGCTGGCCGGACAGCATCGCCAAGGGCGCCGAGTTCACCATGCCTGTGGCCAAATGA
- a CDS encoding aspartate aminotransferase family protein: MNTPHSDQDLSAFWMPFTANRQFKEAPRMFVSAKGMYYQTDDGRQVLDATAGLWCVNAGHCRDEIIAAVTRQIGSMDYAPSFQMGHPLAFEAAKKVAGLMPAGVDRIFFTNSGSEAVDSALKIALAYHRARGEGQRTRFIGRERGYHGVGFGGISVGGILNNRKAFSGNLMPGVDHLQHTLNIAEAGFSRGQPAWGAHLADELERLVTLHDASTIAAVIVEPLAGSTGVLIPPVGYLERLRELCSKHGILLIFDEVITGFGRLGAPTASAYFGVTPDLITLAKGINNAAIPMGAVAAKREIHDTVLQSAAAGAIELMHGYTYSAHPVAAAAAIAAIDLYQSEGLFERARELSPLFEKAAHSVAGAPHVKDIRNLGLVAGIELEPRPQAPGARAYEVFRKCYEKGVMVRYTGDILAFSPPLIVQPEEIERMFGTVREVLNEIK; encoded by the coding sequence ATGAACACACCACACTCGGATCAGGACCTGTCGGCATTCTGGATGCCATTCACCGCCAACCGCCAATTCAAGGAAGCGCCGCGCATGTTCGTCTCGGCCAAGGGCATGTATTACCAGACCGACGACGGCCGCCAGGTGCTGGACGCCACCGCCGGCCTGTGGTGCGTCAACGCCGGCCATTGCCGCGACGAGATCATCGCGGCCGTGACGCGCCAGATCGGCAGCATGGATTACGCGCCGTCGTTCCAGATGGGCCATCCGCTGGCGTTCGAGGCAGCAAAAAAAGTAGCTGGACTGATGCCGGCCGGGGTGGACCGGATTTTCTTCACCAATTCCGGTTCGGAAGCGGTCGACAGCGCACTCAAGATTGCCCTGGCTTACCACCGCGCGCGCGGCGAAGGCCAGCGCACACGATTCATCGGCCGCGAACGCGGTTATCACGGCGTCGGTTTCGGCGGCATCTCGGTCGGCGGCATCCTCAACAACCGCAAGGCTTTCTCGGGCAACCTGATGCCGGGCGTCGATCACCTGCAGCACACCCTGAATATCGCCGAGGCCGGCTTCAGCCGCGGCCAGCCGGCCTGGGGCGCACACCTGGCGGACGAACTGGAAAGGCTGGTGACGTTGCACGACGCTTCCACCATCGCCGCCGTCATCGTCGAGCCGCTGGCCGGCTCGACCGGGGTGCTGATTCCGCCGGTGGGTTACCTGGAACGCTTGCGCGAACTGTGCAGCAAGCATGGCATCCTGCTGATTTTCGATGAAGTGATCACCGGTTTCGGCCGCCTCGGCGCGCCTACCGCCAGCGCCTATTTCGGCGTCACGCCGGACCTGATCACGCTCGCCAAGGGCATCAACAACGCCGCGATTCCAATGGGCGCGGTAGCCGCCAAACGCGAGATCCACGATACGGTGCTGCAATCTGCCGCTGCCGGCGCCATCGAGCTGATGCACGGTTATACCTATTCCGCCCATCCGGTGGCCGCCGCCGCCGCCATCGCCGCCATCGACCTGTACCAGAGCGAAGGGCTGTTCGAACGGGCGCGCGAATTGTCGCCGCTGTTCGAGAAAGCCGCCCACAGCGTGGCCGGCGCGCCGCACGTCAAGGATATCCGCAACCTCGGCCTGGTGGCCGGCATCGAGCTGGAACCGCGGCCGCAGGCCCCGGGCGCACGCGCTTATGAAGTATTCCGCAAGTGTTATGAGAAGGGTGTGATGGTGCGCTATACCGGCGACATCCTGGCTTTCTCGCCGCCGCTGATCGTGCAGCCGGAAGAAATCGAGCGCATGTTCGGCACGGTGCGCGAAGTACTCAACGAAATCAAATAA
- a CDS encoding PLP-dependent aminotransferase family protein, whose amino-acid sequence MTNTQVSRFPQLLQPQSALSLVEQVVAGLGRMIENGKLRPGERLPSIRQFALQQGVSNSTIVEAYERLVANGMLIVRRGSGFFIAKREQPESSGMPSILPNPVIDSAWLFSEVFADERVPIKAGCGWLPSSMLDGAGLHAAERRIIRSPGAQQVGYGHPFGYGPLRQTIAKSFANWSLDISPDQIVTTHGVTQALDLIMRTLVKPGDTVFIEEPGYCNLIAMLRLANIDVIGVPRTVSGVDLERLEELAQIHRPKIFFTNPVLQNPTGTTYTPACAMRVLQAAERHGFWVVEDDLYRELAQATDPMLAALDGLRRVIYVSGFSKTIAPSLRLGFIACQADLAKEFARTKMVLTLTNSEITERLVYNALTEGHHRRHVERLASTLLTAQAQVSARLEEVGLLPFGPPRGGMFYWARMPQAALSAKEIGDRALQQGIWLAPGEFFYVSQPEHAWFRFNVAFSDLPKLSDFFRNLVAGS is encoded by the coding sequence ATGACTAATACCCAGGTTTCGCGCTTTCCCCAGCTGTTGCAGCCGCAATCGGCGCTGAGCCTGGTGGAACAAGTGGTGGCCGGCCTCGGCCGCATGATCGAAAACGGCAAGCTGCGGCCAGGCGAACGGCTGCCGTCGATCCGCCAGTTCGCGCTGCAGCAGGGCGTCAGCAATTCGACCATCGTCGAAGCCTATGAGCGGCTGGTGGCCAACGGCATGCTGATTGTCCGGCGCGGCTCGGGGTTTTTCATCGCCAAGCGCGAGCAGCCCGAGAGCAGCGGCATGCCTTCAATCTTGCCGAATCCGGTGATCGACTCGGCCTGGCTGTTTTCCGAAGTGTTTGCCGACGAGCGGGTGCCGATCAAGGCCGGCTGCGGCTGGCTGCCGAGCAGCATGCTGGACGGCGCAGGTCTGCATGCAGCGGAGCGGCGCATTATCCGCTCGCCCGGCGCCCAGCAGGTGGGTTACGGCCATCCCTTCGGTTACGGCCCGCTGCGGCAAACCATCGCCAAATCGTTCGCCAACTGGTCGCTCGACATCAGCCCCGACCAGATAGTCACCACCCACGGCGTCACCCAGGCGCTGGACCTGATCATGCGCACCCTGGTGAAACCGGGCGATACCGTGTTCATCGAAGAACCGGGTTATTGCAACCTGATCGCCATGCTGCGGCTGGCCAATATCGATGTGATCGGCGTGCCGCGCACCGTCAGCGGGGTCGACCTGGAGCGCTTGGAGGAACTGGCGCAGATCCACCGGCCGAAGATATTTTTCACCAACCCGGTGCTGCAGAATCCGACCGGCACCACCTACACTCCGGCCTGCGCGATGCGGGTGCTGCAGGCGGCCGAACGGCACGGTTTCTGGGTGGTGGAAGACGACCTGTACCGCGAGCTGGCGCAAGCCACCGATCCGATGCTGGCGGCGCTGGATGGATTGCGGCGCGTGATTTATGTCAGCGGCTTTTCCAAAACCATCGCGCCATCGCTGCGGCTCGGCTTCATCGCCTGCCAGGCTGACCTGGCCAAGGAATTTGCGCGCACCAAGATGGTCTTGACCCTGACCAATTCCGAAATCACCGAACGGCTGGTGTACAACGCGCTGACCGAAGGCCATCACCGGCGCCATGTCGAGCGCCTGGCCAGCACCCTGCTCACCGCGCAGGCGCAGGTGAGCGCCAGGCTGGAGGAGGTCGGCTTATTGCCGTTCGGTCCTCCGCGCGGCGGCATGTTTTATTGGGCCAGGATGCCGCAGGCGGCGCTGAGCGCCAAGGAAATCGGCGACCGCGCCCTGCAACAGGGCATCTGGCTGGCGCCGGGAGAATTCTTTTACGTATCGCAGCCGGAACACGCCTGGTTCCGCTTCAACGTGGCTTTTTCGGACTTGCCCAAACTGTCCGATTTCTTCCGCAATCTGGTGGCCGGCAGCTAG
- a CDS encoding tautomerase family protein translates to MPYVNIRVTREGVTAEQKQQLIAGVTELLERVLNKKPATTFVVIDEVDTDNWGAGGESVTVIRKREAAAR, encoded by the coding sequence ATGCCATACGTCAATATCCGCGTCACCCGCGAAGGAGTCACCGCAGAACAGAAACAGCAACTGATTGCCGGCGTCACCGAGTTACTGGAGCGCGTGCTCAACAAGAAACCGGCCACCACCTTCGTCGTCATCGATGAAGTCGATACCGACAACTGGGGCGCGGGCGGCGAAAGCGTCACCGTTATCCGCAAGCGCGAAGCGGCGGCGCGCTGA
- a CDS encoding SDR family oxidoreductase yields MQVNTVAPGIIQTPLHSDYENSRTFFNTLSPSGRTGSTKDVVDAVLYLTDAGFISGVALPVDGGATAGTW; encoded by the coding sequence GTGCAAGTCAACACGGTTGCGCCCGGCATCATCCAGACCCCGCTGCACAGCGACTATGAAAATTCGCGGACCTTCTTCAACACGCTGTCGCCGTCGGGCCGCACCGGCAGCACCAAGGACGTTGTCGACGCCGTGCTGTACCTGACCGATGCCGGTTTCATTTCCGGCGTAGCATTGCCGGTGGACGGCGGCGCCACCGCCGGCACCTGGTAA
- a CDS encoding DUF4148 domain-containing protein, with translation MKTQLIAALALAAIVSAPSFASDNVTPLTRAQVQAELAQARAAGQLDFAGSQYPVFLSSNAQSSAPTKTRAEVQAELAKARAAGELDFAGSQYPVFTVSNAPGKSRAEVRAELADARNSGQINFANYPLETNTGN, from the coding sequence ATGAAAACCCAACTGATCGCCGCATTGGCACTGGCTGCAATTGTTTCAGCTCCTTCATTCGCTTCCGACAACGTCACCCCGCTCACCCGCGCCCAAGTCCAGGCTGAACTGGCCCAGGCCCGTGCTGCCGGCCAACTCGATTTCGCCGGTTCGCAATATCCGGTGTTCCTGTCATCCAACGCCCAAAGCTCGGCCCCAACCAAGACCCGCGCTGAAGTGCAGGCAGAACTGGCAAAAGCCCGCGCTGCCGGAGAACTCGATTTCGCCGGTTCGCAATATCCGGTGTTCACCGTCTCCAACGCTCCAGGCAAGAGCCGTGCCGAAGTACGCGCAGAACTGGCTGACGCACGCAACTCCGGCCAGATCAATTTCGCCAACTATCCGCTTGAAACAAACACAGGCAACTAA